GGAGGTGACCCCTGTTTGTCTCCTGGAGCTGCTAAACAGAGAAGGGGAGGGGCTCTGCAGTGGGATGGTGGTGGGATGGTGAGGGTGAGGGGAGTTGGAGGGCACCCAGACCTGGGATCCAAGAGGCCTGCAGCCCCACCTCGCCCTTCCCCGCTGGCAGAGGGGAGGGAGTTTCCCTTTGAGGGCGATGAGAGCCCAGGTGGTGGTATAGTCTGGGGAGGGAACGGATGCCCTGAAGGGCTGGCCCCTGCCCACGGCCCACGGCTCCAGCCACTTGGCCTTTAGTTTGGTGCCCTCCGTACCCCCAGGGTTCCTCCTCAGGCTGACCCCCTCTGCTGTCTCCATTCCCTATTGGATCAGAGCCCCAGGCACCCCTAGACTGGAGCCCTGACCAGTGAGGCCTGGcttacctgggaggcagaggccgatGGGTGGAAGGAGCAGGAGCAGGGCGTGCCTGCCTGCCCAGCGCTCCAGCTGTCCCCCCGGCCCTCACCGGGGCCTGCTTTGTGGCACCCGGCAGCGCTAAGGCGGGTGGGCAGGAAACCCAAGCTGAGAGGACATCAATCATTCATGGGGCTGCTTGCTGGGAAACCCTAACCCTGGCCCAGTAGGGCCAAGTGACCAGCCagaccccctcccccagccctgatGGGCCTGGACAGTCAGACCCTCCTCCCCAGGGCCTCTCTAGCCCAGAGCAGACTCTAAGACCCCAAGGTCCACCTCCTCCCACATCACCCCCCGTGCTCCTCAAACCGGCATTCGAGGCATCTGTGATCTGGCCTCTTCCTCCATTTCACACACCCTCTGCTCTGGCCAGGATGTCACCCATGGGGGGGCCCCAGTAGGCCACTCGCTCATCCTTTCCCACCTCCCAGCCGTTGTCCGCATGCCTCCTCCCACCTGAGATGCCTTCCCTGGTCCTCTCTGCCTAACGAAGGCCTCTGCCCATGTCACACATGAGCTGAGTCTTCTGCGCCCTAGCATTATTCCCCATGTTTTATAGATAGGGAAACAGGCTGGGAGGGGAATTTGCTGGATCCCCCAGCTAATAAGTAGCAGATCTGGCATCTGAGGCTCATGGCAGCCACCACGTCCTGGTGCCCCTTGCTTCTGACCAAGGACAGTTCTCTGGACCCATCTGGCTCTGCCCTGGCCAGCCCTGGGGCAGAGGACTGGGATTAGGGCCAGGGCTGCCTGCCTCACTTACCCTAATCCCCCTCAGAGCCCGATCCTAGGCTCTCAGCTCTAAGAGTGGGGGTGCATAAGCAGCTTTATGGGTCCTGAAAGCCAAGGGTGCCCAGGGGTGCGGTGTCTCTGAGCCCTGTTATCCCTCCCCCATGACCACAGAGCAGGCAAGGGGGCAGCAGGGCCCAAATCTGGCCATTGGCCGTCAGAAGCCCCCTGCGGGGGTTGTGACTCCCAAGAGTGATGCAGAGGAGCCCCCGTTGACCAGGAAGAGGAGCAAGAAGGAGAGGGGGCTCCGAGGGTCTCGAAAGCGCACTGGCAGCTCTGGGGAGCAGACAGGCCCCGAGGCCCCGGGGAGCAGCAATAACCCTCCCAGCACTGGAGAGGGGCCGGCGGGCGCACCCCCTGCATCCCCTGGGCCGGCCCCTTCTCGCCAGTCCCACCGACATCGTCCTGACTCCCGGCACGACGCTGCTCAGAGGACATACGGGCCCCTGCTCAATCGAGTCTTCGGGAAGGTTAGGTGGGACCTGGATTGGGCTGGGGgtcctgggggtggggctggagaCACACCCCCTGGGCTCAGCTCACCCTGCCCCTGAGAGGCCCTCTGCCCCTTCTGCCCCAGACTGAGCCTGGGCTGTGGGGCAGGGTTGCTGCGGTTTGGGGAAGGGTAGGTCTCGGGCCAGCGTGGGCGGtgggcagagccagaattcacaCCAGGGCTCTGTGGGAGCTCCAGGCTCTAGGAGCACAAAAGGGAGCTTGCTCCTCCTGGGTCCCACGAGGCTTCAGGGTCCTTTTCCTACTCTGATGGGGCTGGGCCCTGCCCAGGCCAACGTGAGCAGGGGATGAAGGAGGAAGGATGACAGAGCCGTGGCTGGCCCTGGGGACATCCTGGACTCTCCCTCTGCAGGACCGCGAGCTGGGCCCCGAGGAGCTAGACGGTGAGTGGCTCTTGCTGCTGGCAGGGGGTGGGAGCTGTCCCTGAGCCTGGCCACCTGGGCTTGACCTCCCTCCTCCACAGAGCTTCAGGCCGCCTTCGAGGAGTTTGACACTGACCGTGACGGCTACATCAGCCACCGGGAGCTGGGTGACTGCATGCGGACCCTGGGCTACATGCCCACCGAGATGGAGCTCCTGGAGGTCTCGCAGCACATCAAGATGCGCAGTCAGTGCGGGAGCCCTCCCGCCCGGGCAGCCTGCGTAGTTCAGGGGGTCACGAGGGGCTGGCAGGAGGTGGCCCTTGGGAGTCCATCGGGGTCCTAGTGGGAGTGAGGGAGGGTGGCGGTTTCCAGGCAGGGGCACCGGGTTCAAGCTCCTGCCTCTCTGTGTGGGAAGGCAGGCCAGCAAGGCGGCccggagacccaggagagccccTTGGGGCTCAGGTTGAGGACCCTGGCTCGGGATGTCTGTTGCCATGGCCACTATACACATTTGCTCCTTTCACCCGAGCCCTTCCTGCCTCGCTGGCCCAGAAGCCCCTGACTCAGTGATAAAGTGCTGTCCGCTGATACTAGTCACCTGgcaccctctctccttctctctctttctgtgaccctgcctcagccctgtgccctggtggcagctgcctgAATCGGGGTCGCCCTGATGGGAGAGGACCCCACCCATGCCTTGTGACTCAGTGTCTGATGGCAGGAACTGTGTGGTTCCCCTTCGCTGGTTTGTCCTCAGACAAATCTCATATTCACTTCATTCCAGGACTCCtgcattttttccttaaaattcccAAAATGGGGATGTGATTTACAATTGAGCTGGACATTTGGTGTCATGCTTTTCTGTCCCCAAAGCTGTTGGGTGACCATGAGTGCTTTGAGTGACTGATGGCATCTTTGAACTGAGGCACGGACCACATGGGTGTGTTCGGAGGTGGCATTTATTGCTGCCCACTGGGCGCCAGTACTTCATGGCCATGAACCTGAACCCCATGGAGTAGGCTCCTCGCCCTGCTCCTAGGATGAGGAAGGGAGGGCAGTAAGTCAGCCAATGCCACGCACATCAGCAGCAGGGCCAAGATTTGAACCGGGCACTCTCTGGCTCCAAAGCCTGGTCTCTTCCTTGCACACTTGGGTTCTCCACTAAGAGCAGAAGCAGCCCTGGTACCCCAGCAGCCAAGGACAGGGGTTCCAGCCTCCtatctgctgcaggggtggacaCGGGTGTTTCTTCCTAGGTGcagagcctgggggtgggggtgcctgGCCTGTGGGATGTCCCTCCTTGGGCTTTAGCCCTTATGCCCTCACCATTGTGACACTCTTCCTGGGTCCGCAGTGGGCGGCCGTGTGGACTTTGAGGAGTTTGTAGAACTGATAGGCCCaaagctgagggaggagacgGCACACATGCTGGGGGTGCGAGAGCTGCGCATCGCCTTCCGAGAGGTGCGGAGTGTGGTGAGGTGGGCAGAggggggcagggctgggtggCATCCTTGCTGGCCTCTCACTCAGGTCTCAGCCTTGGGAAGGCCTAGAGCCCTGCAGGCGGTGGGACTGGGGCCCAGGGATGGGTCAGAGATGGTTCAGCTCACTCCCAGCTAGAGGATCCGTCCAGGGGGACTtcctggagcaggaggaaaaCCACCTTGGTGTGGGAGGGTGTGGAAGGTGTGCATGGGCAGAGATGGTGGGCAGGGGAGCATCTAGGTACAGGCAGCGGTAAGAGTGGAActggctggccaggcgcggtggcttacgcctgcaatcccagcactttgggaggccaaggtgggcggatcacctgaggtcaggagtttgaggtcagcctggccaacatggcaaaaccccatctctattaaaaatacaaaaattagccaagggttgtggtgggcacctgtaatctcagctactcaggaggctgaggcaggagaatcacttgaaccctggaggcgaaggttgcagtgagccgaaatcgcgtcactgcactccagcctggtgacagagcaagactccatctcaaaaaataaaataaaaataaataaaataaaataaaataaaaaataaaagagtggagctggctgcaggctgaggcagctTTGGGTGGGAGGGGCTGAGCTTTGCGGGGACCTTAGTTTGACAGGGACAGGGATGGACGAATTACGGTGGCGGAGCTGCGGGAGGCGGTACCGGCTCTGCTCGGGGAGCCGCTGGCGGGTCCTGAGCTGGACGAGATGCTCCGAGAAGTGGACCTCAATGGGGATGGCACCGTAGACTTTGACGGTGAGTCTCCTTCCCGGAAAACCCTCCCATGCTTCCAGGGCCTAGGCTGAGCCCAGCACCTCCTGGGATCCCTGACGTGGACTGACCCAAGCCCTGCCCTTCTCTCCCGCAGAGTTTGTGATGATGCTCTCCCGCCACTGAGGCTCCAGGAGGGAATATCTGTTGCCCCCGTGGCCCCAGACACCAGCCGGACCCAGGCTGCAGGCCTCCCCCAGGAGCCTCCAGGATGGAGATGGAGACCCAGCAGCCCCCAGACTACTTCTATCCCTGAAAACACCTGGCCGCGATGTTGGCTTGTTATGTTACCTGCCCACCCTCATCCTTACCTCCTCCTACTCAAGCTGCCTGGAGAAGACCTGCTCTCAGCTGCCCACCGTTCCTCAGTGTGAGCAAGATTTGGGTCTCTCCAGACCTCTGGGAGGTAGGGAGTTCCCTGGCACTGGCAGCATTCAGTGGGGACCCC
This genomic window from Pan troglodytes isolate AG18354 chromosome 9, NHGRI_mPanTro3-v2.0_pri, whole genome shotgun sequence contains:
- the CABP4 gene encoding calcium-binding protein 4, whose product is MTTEQARGQQGPNLAIGRQKPPAGVVTPKSDAEEPPLTRKRSKKERGLRGSRKRTGSSGEQTGPEAPGSSNNPPSTGEGPAGAPPASPGPAPSRQSHRHRPDSRHDAAQRTYGPLLNRVFGKDRELGPEELDELQAAFEEFDTDRDGYISHRELGDCMRTLGYMPTEMELLEVSQHIKMRMGGRVDFEEFVELIGPKLREETAHMLGVRELRIAFREFDRDRDGRITVAELREAVPALLGEPLAGPELDEMLREVDLNGDGTVDFDEFVMMLSRH